Proteins encoded together in one Pseudomonas arsenicoxydans window:
- a CDS encoding CaiB/BaiF CoA transferase family protein has translation MGALSHLRVLDLSRVLAGPWAGQILADLGAEVIKVERPGNGDDTRAWGPPFLKDAYGENTSEAAYYLSANRNKQSVTIDFTRPEGQKLVRELASKSDILIENFKVGGLAAYGLDYETLKSINPNLIYCSITGFGQTGPYAKRAGYDFMIQGLGGLMSLTGRPEGDEGAGPVKVGVALTDILTGLYSTVAILAALAHREHVGGGQHIDMALLDVQVACLANQAMNYLTTGNAPKRLGNAHPNIVPYQDFPTADGDFILTVGNDGQFRKFAEVAGQPQWADDPRFATNKLRVANRAVLIPLIRQATVFKTTAEWVLQLEQAGVPCGPINDLAQMFADPQVKARGLAIELPHVLAGMVPQVASPIRLSETPVEYRNAPPLLGEHTLEVLQRVLGLDADAVAAFKAAGVL, from the coding sequence GGTCGAGCGTCCGGGCAATGGCGACGACACGCGCGCCTGGGGGCCTCCCTTCCTGAAAGACGCCTATGGCGAGAACACCAGCGAGGCAGCCTACTACTTGTCGGCCAATCGCAACAAGCAATCGGTGACTATCGACTTCACGCGGCCAGAGGGTCAAAAGCTGGTGCGTGAGTTGGCGTCCAAGTCCGACATCCTGATCGAGAACTTCAAGGTCGGTGGTCTGGCGGCTTATGGGTTGGACTATGAGACGCTCAAGTCCATCAATCCGAACCTGATCTATTGCTCGATCACCGGGTTTGGACAGACCGGGCCATATGCCAAGCGTGCGGGTTATGACTTCATGATCCAGGGCTTGGGCGGGCTGATGAGCTTGACGGGTCGACCGGAGGGTGACGAGGGCGCAGGGCCGGTGAAAGTCGGTGTGGCGCTGACAGACATACTGACCGGGCTCTATTCCACTGTGGCGATCCTTGCGGCGCTGGCTCATCGAGAGCACGTCGGTGGCGGACAGCATATTGATATGGCGTTGCTGGATGTCCAGGTGGCTTGTCTGGCTAACCAGGCGATGAACTACCTGACGACAGGCAATGCTCCCAAGCGCCTGGGTAATGCGCATCCGAACATCGTGCCTTATCAGGACTTTCCTACAGCGGATGGCGACTTCATCCTTACTGTGGGTAATGACGGGCAGTTCCGCAAGTTTGCCGAGGTGGCGGGTCAGCCGCAGTGGGCGGATGATCCGCGCTTTGCGACTAACAAACTGCGGGTGGCGAATCGTGCGGTGTTGATCCCGCTTATCCGCCAGGCGACGGTCTTCAAGACCACGGCTGAATGGGTGCTGCAATTGGAGCAGGCAGGTGTGCCGTGCGGCCCTATCAATGACCTGGCTCAGATGTTTGCCGATCCTCAGGTCAAGGCGCGCGGGCTGGCAATTGAATTGCCGCATGTGCTGGCGGGGATGGTGCCGCAGGTCGCGAGTCCGATTCGATTGTCGGAGACGCCAGTCGAGTATCGTAATGCGCCTCCTTTGTTGGGCGAACATACGCTGGAGGTTTTACAGCGGGTGTTGGGTCTGGATGCTGATGCGGTCGCGGCTTTCAAGGCGGCGGGAGTGCTCTAA